From the genome of Candidatus Electrothrix communis, one region includes:
- a CDS encoding META domain-containing protein — MRTNLRLFLLLVLFMAGCAPHQKHIQKDKATAFIHPLPAVFRADLALKRCPPTSFELVLRPDGLYFLQMEKGIFGNATVQAEIGVWRYNEEKEIVRLTSYDKAVRILEVTGKQALKMIKASGGIMPPLVRYDFTLANTEPTYEGVVRVQGMYSRKRGRGVFRECLSGVSFPLLATRNRVAEAEQAYQNILHGRAGSLFVTLDVRFSSRTGRGDRLIPVRSVSIDPYRSCKERRIATIADNRWYLIEVGGKTLERESVSKSPFLKVQSGEQLIQGSAGCNNFTGSWLFADNEFVFSRIAATRMACSVGMEVEDAFLQALDNTRRYTIRGDILRLHDRRGRVLARLRHSRQLTDLDFTLLPEQEKTNKENLSDEIGVPENHSVEVEGVVPDSVVLPLPPTQAGEEKIQQKSSGVGGSHAGRGKITILKAKRKVAVRASVPE, encoded by the coding sequence ATGCGTACAAATCTTCGCCTTTTTTTACTCCTTGTCCTGTTTATGGCAGGATGTGCTCCCCATCAGAAGCATATCCAGAAGGACAAGGCAACAGCATTTATCCATCCCCTTCCTGCTGTTTTTCGAGCTGACCTCGCACTGAAGCGATGTCCACCGACATCATTTGAGTTAGTCTTGCGTCCTGATGGACTGTATTTTCTCCAGATGGAGAAGGGTATCTTCGGTAATGCTACGGTGCAGGCAGAGATCGGCGTGTGGAGATATAACGAAGAAAAGGAAATTGTTCGGTTGACGAGCTATGACAAGGCGGTTCGGATTTTGGAGGTCACAGGAAAACAGGCTCTGAAGATGATCAAGGCCTCTGGCGGAATAATGCCCCCTCTTGTCCGGTATGACTTTACCTTGGCCAATACAGAACCCACCTATGAGGGAGTAGTTCGGGTGCAGGGCATGTACAGTCGTAAACGTGGTCGTGGGGTTTTTCGGGAATGTCTGAGCGGGGTGAGTTTTCCGCTTCTTGCTACTCGAAACAGGGTTGCTGAAGCCGAGCAGGCGTATCAGAATATTTTGCATGGTCGGGCGGGGTCGCTTTTTGTTACTCTGGATGTACGTTTTTCCTCTCGAACCGGCAGAGGGGATCGCCTGATCCCGGTGCGTTCCGTCAGCATTGACCCTTATCGCTCCTGTAAGGAACGGCGTATAGCGACAATTGCCGATAACCGATGGTATTTGATAGAGGTGGGAGGAAAGACGCTGGAACGGGAGAGCGTGAGCAAATCGCCCTTTCTCAAGGTTCAAAGCGGTGAACAGCTGATTCAGGGTTCTGCCGGGTGTAATAATTTTACCGGTAGCTGGCTTTTTGCCGATAATGAGTTCGTCTTCAGTCGGATTGCGGCAACTCGTATGGCCTGTTCTGTTGGTATGGAGGTGGAAGATGCCTTTTTGCAGGCCCTGGATAACACCCGGAGGTATACCATCAGGGGTGATATTCTGAGGCTGCATGATCGACGGGGCAGAGTGCTGGCTCGTCTACGTCATTCCCGCCAGCTGACAGACCTGGATTTCACCCTGTTGCCTGAGCAGGAAAAAACAAACAAGGAGAATCTTTCTGATGAGATTGGTGTTCCAGAAAATCATAGTGTTGAGGTAGAAGGGGTTGTTCCTGACTCTGTCGTGCTGCCGCTCCCTCCTACGCAAGCCGGTGAAGAAAAAATCCAGCAGAAATCCTCAGGAGTCGGGGGGAGCCATGCGGGCAGGGGTAAGATAACTATACTGAAAGCTAAGAGAAAAGTTGCTGTTAGGGCCTCTGTCCCCGAGTGA
- a CDS encoding outer membrane lipoprotein carrier protein LolA, translated as MLRIFLFICLCLISAISGPLFIIRAASAVPPEEKDFRIESIQADFTQEKHLKILARPIISTGKLLFQTPRSLRWEYTSPFSSFLLMHEGRVKRIIERDGRFQEEKGMQLDAMQVVLTEISSWLDGRFTENELFSVSFPDSSTVLLAPKDQAFANLIEKIELKLADQQGLLDRVTIIEGPGATTVMSFSNRVLNQNIPTTSFTQR; from the coding sequence GTGCTGCGTATTTTCCTTTTCATCTGCCTCTGTCTCATTTCGGCGATCTCCGGCCCCCTCTTTATTATCAGGGCCGCTTCAGCCGTGCCTCCAGAAGAGAAGGACTTTCGCATTGAGTCTATCCAAGCAGATTTCACCCAGGAAAAGCATCTGAAGATTCTTGCCCGTCCCATTATTTCTACAGGGAAGCTCCTCTTTCAGACCCCTCGCTCCCTGCGCTGGGAGTATACCAGCCCGTTTTCCTCCTTCCTGCTCATGCACGAAGGAAGGGTTAAACGAATCATTGAGCGCGACGGTCGCTTTCAGGAAGAAAAGGGCATGCAACTTGATGCAATGCAAGTTGTCCTGACAGAAATTAGCAGCTGGCTCGATGGTCGTTTTACAGAAAATGAGTTATTCTCGGTGTCTTTTCCTGACAGCAGCACGGTCCTGCTGGCCCCGAAAGACCAAGCCTTTGCCAACCTGATCGAAAAAATTGAGCTAAAACTGGCTGATCAACAAGGCCTGCTGGATCGGGTGACCATTATTGAGGGCCCCGGAGCTACCACAGTCATGAGTTTCAGCAACAGGGTCTTGAATCAAAATATTCCGACCACATCCTTTACACAAAGATGA
- the fabG gene encoding 3-oxoacyl-ACP reductase FabG, with product MNKEQDKEQEIAVVTGGSKGIGKAICVELAKNGYYVVINYMGDKDGAKQTLTQVEEQGGQGEICQFDIRDREAVEQIIEDIAQRLGSIDVLVNNAGIIADGLFMMMSPENWHSVIDTSLNGFYNMTRPVLEKMVRKRKGSIISISSASSLVPNRGQANYAAAKAGLNAASRTVATEVARLGIRVNVVAPGLIETDMIQEAPKDLIKSMIPMARIGKPEEVAKVVGFLCSDAASYLTGQVISVNGGMV from the coding sequence ATGAATAAAGAACAGGACAAGGAACAGGAAATCGCCGTCGTGACCGGCGGCAGCAAGGGAATCGGCAAGGCCATCTGCGTTGAGCTGGCCAAGAACGGCTACTACGTTGTTATCAATTATATGGGGGATAAGGACGGGGCAAAACAGACCCTTACTCAGGTTGAAGAACAGGGCGGTCAAGGCGAAATCTGCCAATTCGATATCCGGGACAGAGAGGCGGTAGAGCAGATCATTGAAGATATCGCGCAACGGCTAGGCAGCATTGACGTGCTGGTCAACAACGCCGGCATTATTGCCGACGGTCTGTTCATGATGATGAGCCCGGAAAACTGGCATTCTGTCATTGATACCAGCCTGAACGGATTTTACAATATGACCCGCCCGGTTCTGGAAAAGATGGTGCGTAAACGTAAAGGCTCCATCATTTCCATTTCTTCTGCAAGCTCCCTTGTGCCCAACCGAGGACAGGCCAATTATGCAGCTGCCAAGGCTGGCTTGAATGCGGCCAGCAGGACAGTGGCGACCGAGGTTGCCCGACTGGGCATCCGAGTCAATGTGGTGGCTCCTGGGCTCATTGAAACGGATATGATCCAGGAGGCCCCGAAAGATCTGATCAAATCCATGATTCCTATGGCCCGTATCGGCAAACCGGAAGAGGTTGCCAAGGTGGTCGGCTTTCTCTGCTCAGATGCGGCCTCGTATCTGACCGGTCAGGTTATTTCGGTGAACGGAGGCATGGTCTAG
- a CDS encoding DUF6399 domain-containing protein, protein MDSQAFFATLLIFGVQHGIGADTLSEYFKVLRLDTHIGVSPTPIRTRLSQLQDAIIRFQKEVEQNYKDVFKEVIGAADETFFCNALILVFMDLSSGYLILEDVADDRSFDTWFKMLEPRLEELGVHVQLMVSDRAKALIKLAVVGLKCDHNADIFHGLHDISKWMGSTLGRRKSTTKRQLDKCESSLEKAEKRGANKKIVASKVKQVEEARAQDQKATQDLDNYRGTIRKISKTVHPFKLDDNKPQDSANVAKELREQAKNIETLACKQGINDNTGVMKKFKNQIKELVPSIDFWWLYVFTNLIGLGKRSKELLDWAMYHLLPTVYWYNQARKTKNPTLRKEYEKVWEKALVVFQAHALTGTFSEDEIFFWQNWAEEMVGKFHRASSAVEGRNGFLSQIHHNNRGLNSNRLKSLTVMHNYFTKRSDGSTAAQRLFGEKPPDLFEWLLHQVGELPLPRKPRKHVKSNPLNLLSVPA, encoded by the coding sequence GTGGATTCGCAGGCATTTTTTGCCACCTTGTTGATATTCGGTGTGCAACATGGAATAGGAGCGGACACCCTTTCCGAATATTTCAAGGTGCTTCGACTCGACACGCATATCGGGGTATCACCCACGCCTATACGAACCAGACTCTCTCAGCTTCAGGATGCAATTATCAGGTTTCAAAAAGAAGTTGAACAAAATTATAAAGATGTATTCAAAGAGGTGATCGGTGCGGCGGACGAAACATTTTTCTGCAATGCACTCATTCTGGTATTTATGGACCTGTCATCGGGTTATTTAATTTTAGAGGATGTCGCTGATGACAGAAGTTTTGATACCTGGTTTAAAATGTTGGAACCACGCCTTGAGGAGTTAGGTGTACACGTTCAGCTGATGGTATCTGATCGAGCTAAAGCGTTAATAAAGTTGGCTGTGGTCGGGCTTAAATGTGATCACAACGCTGATATTTTTCACGGCTTGCACGATATCAGTAAATGGATGGGCTCAACTTTAGGCCGCCGTAAGAGCACGACGAAAAGACAGTTGGATAAGTGCGAGTCAAGTCTTGAAAAAGCTGAAAAAAGAGGAGCAAACAAAAAAATTGTGGCCTCCAAAGTGAAGCAGGTCGAAGAAGCACGGGCTCAAGACCAAAAAGCCACGCAAGATCTGGATAACTACCGTGGAACAATAAGGAAAATATCAAAAACGGTGCATCCGTTCAAACTGGACGACAATAAACCGCAAGATTCTGCAAACGTTGCAAAAGAGCTGCGAGAGCAAGCCAAGAATATTGAAACGCTGGCCTGCAAACAAGGTATTAACGACAATACCGGCGTTATGAAGAAATTTAAGAATCAAATAAAAGAATTGGTCCCATCAATTGATTTTTGGTGGTTGTATGTGTTCACTAACCTGATAGGGCTGGGAAAGAGGAGCAAGGAACTGCTGGATTGGGCAATGTACCATCTTTTGCCTACGGTGTATTGGTACAATCAGGCAAGAAAAACTAAGAACCCAACCCTTCGAAAAGAATATGAAAAAGTATGGGAAAAAGCTTTGGTCGTCTTTCAGGCGCATGCCTTGACTGGAACATTTAGCGAGGATGAGATTTTCTTTTGGCAAAATTGGGCCGAGGAAATGGTGGGAAAATTTCATCGAGCTTCCTCTGCTGTCGAAGGACGTAACGGATTCTTGTCACAAATTCATCATAATAATAGAGGATTGAATTCAAATCGTCTCAAATCGCTTACCGTTATGCATAATTATTTCACAAAACGCTCAGATGGCAGTACAGCAGCGCAACGATTGTTTGGTGAAAAGCCACCGGACTTATTTGAATGGTTGCTGCACCAAGTGGGCGAGTTGCCCCTGCCTCGTAAGCCGAGAAAACATGTCAAGAGTAACCCTTTGAATTTACTTTCTGTCCCGGCTTAA
- a CDS encoding response regulator — protein sequence MQKILIVDDKEQNLFTLRKVLADLDVEFVEATYGNDALKATLHNDFALAILDVQMPDMDGYELAELLRCDPKTENLPIIFLSAVYHDDYHVFKGYDSGAVDFIIKPYEPKILLSKVNFFLQLHQQKLALEKAVELERSKNYLENILFSMSDAIFVINLQGRIDICNQGSQSLVGYEQDEMAGQPLHAFLTEEICTAWVQQLVADEQAEPLQNQETSLQNAYDEKIPVLASASPIRDEAGEVHGAVFVLRDLRERKKLEEQVYRSKRMESIGLMAGGVAHDLNNILSGIIGYPELLLKTLPENSNLREPLEAILESGQRAAMVVADLLTVARGVAIAKEVRHLNLLVKEYLNSPEHKKLNTLYPEISFEHRLEAMRTGIFCSPIHIKKCLMNLITNASEAVVGNGVISITTHNTQVDEVKALEYEIAEGEYIVLSVEDTGSGIPEKDLQHIFEPFYTKKSMGRSGTGLGLTVVWNTVQDHESKIFVTSGEKGTCFQIYFPVSKEKVVVTEESSEQEKIAERSGTILIVDDEPQLRDIAARMLKSIGYTVDSVCSGELAIKYILDKPVDLIVIDMQMEPGMNGHDTYIEISKISPGQKAVIVSGFSDSADVKAALKLGANGFIKKPYSLDQLGRAVKEALCS from the coding sequence ATGCAAAAGATACTTATCGTCGATGATAAGGAACAGAATCTGTTCACGTTGAGAAAGGTTCTGGCTGACCTTGATGTGGAGTTTGTTGAAGCAACGTACGGCAATGATGCCCTCAAGGCAACCCTGCATAATGACTTTGCGTTGGCAATACTTGATGTCCAGATGCCAGATATGGACGGTTATGAATTGGCCGAGCTCCTCCGTTGCGACCCCAAAACAGAAAATCTCCCTATTATCTTTTTATCAGCCGTCTATCATGACGACTACCATGTCTTTAAGGGGTATGACTCTGGAGCGGTTGATTTTATTATTAAGCCTTATGAGCCGAAGATTCTGCTCAGCAAGGTGAACTTTTTTTTACAGCTGCACCAGCAAAAACTCGCCTTAGAAAAAGCCGTCGAACTGGAGAGAAGCAAGAATTACCTGGAAAACATCCTCTTTTCCATGAGCGACGCAATTTTTGTTATCAATCTCCAGGGCCGCATAGATATTTGCAATCAGGGGAGCCAGTCTCTTGTCGGTTACGAGCAGGATGAGATGGCTGGTCAGCCGTTGCATGCGTTCCTGACAGAGGAAATCTGCACGGCCTGGGTGCAGCAGCTGGTGGCGGACGAACAAGCAGAGCCCCTGCAAAATCAGGAAACTTCCTTGCAAAACGCATACGATGAAAAGATTCCGGTCCTTGCTTCTGCATCGCCCATTCGTGATGAGGCGGGAGAAGTACACGGAGCGGTCTTTGTTCTGAGGGATCTGCGGGAGCGTAAGAAGCTGGAAGAGCAGGTGTACCGGTCCAAGCGAATGGAATCCATAGGTCTGATGGCTGGCGGTGTGGCCCATGATTTGAATAATATCTTGTCCGGGATTATTGGGTATCCTGAACTGCTTCTCAAGACCCTGCCCGAGAACAGTAATCTCCGCGAACCGCTCGAAGCTATCTTGGAATCCGGGCAACGGGCAGCAATGGTGGTGGCTGATCTCTTAACCGTAGCTCGTGGTGTTGCTATTGCCAAAGAGGTTCGTCATCTCAATCTTCTGGTGAAAGAATACCTTAATTCCCCGGAACACAAGAAACTCAATACCCTATATCCTGAAATTTCGTTTGAGCATCGACTTGAGGCGATGCGGACGGGCATTTTTTGCTCCCCGATCCATATTAAGAAATGCCTCATGAATTTGATAACCAATGCTTCCGAAGCTGTTGTCGGCAATGGAGTTATTAGTATTACCACCCATAATACGCAGGTTGACGAGGTTAAGGCTCTGGAATATGAAATAGCCGAAGGAGAATACATCGTCCTCTCCGTGGAAGATACCGGTTCAGGCATTCCAGAAAAAGATCTGCAACATATTTTTGAGCCTTTTTATACCAAGAAGTCCATGGGGCGAAGCGGCACGGGCCTGGGATTGACAGTGGTCTGGAATACCGTCCAGGATCATGAAAGCAAAATATTTGTTACCAGCGGCGAGAAAGGAACCTGTTTTCAAATTTATTTTCCGGTGAGCAAAGAAAAAGTTGTTGTGACCGAGGAGAGCAGCGAACAGGAAAAAATAGCTGAGCGGAGCGGGACCATTCTGATTGTAGATGATGAGCCGCAATTACGAGATATTGCCGCTAGGATGCTTAAATCCATTGGCTATACGGTTGACTCTGTTTGCTCCGGTGAACTGGCGATCAAATATATTTTGGACAAGCCGGTTGATCTTATCGTGATTGATATGCAGATGGAGCCGGGTATGAATGGACATGATACCTATATTGAAATCAGTAAGATATCTCCTGGGCAGAAGGCCGTTATTGTCAGTGGATTCTCCGACAGTGCAGATGTAAAGGCCGCCTTGAAGCTGGGGGCAAACGGCTTTATCAAAAAACCATACTCTCTTGATCAGCTCGGCAGAGCGGTGAAAGAGGCTTTGTGTAGTTGA
- a CDS encoding transposase translates to MDKEKLPADAVPKGHDTVVVQDIIIEVKNTAFKREVYYSASENRRIIGALPIEYQGGFGPGIRTLVLCLYNDSNMSQPKIHSLLQTVGVEISPATISRIITDDVTCFHDEKSEIVSAGLQATNYQNADDTSARVNGANFYNHVLCSPYYTAYFTRAKKNRLTLLEIFSEGELTFQLNSQTIELLSDFNLSEKQRQRLTPFLSERIMERSEMDALLSRLFPDPGKQKTNRQRILEACAVTAFRHQGRPFPILICDDAPQFKGITEHLGLCWVHEGRHYKKLQPFMENNREKLAKVLSDFWDYYHCLRSYKEAPSKAEAERLSEQFDTLFLQTTGYDQLDDRLRKTWAKKDNLLLVLQYPHIPLHNNSAELGARVQARKRDVSFQTKNEKGTQAKDTMMTVVETAKKMSVNVFEYIHDRISKKYEMPSLASIISSQSQHTASDPA, encoded by the coding sequence GTGGATAAGGAAAAATTACCCGCTGATGCTGTACCAAAAGGACACGATACCGTTGTTGTTCAGGATATTATTATAGAGGTGAAAAACACCGCCTTTAAGCGGGAAGTCTATTATTCAGCATCAGAAAACCGACGAATCATCGGCGCATTACCCATTGAATATCAAGGTGGTTTCGGCCCCGGCATCAGGACATTGGTCCTCTGCTTATATAATGACTCCAACATGAGTCAGCCTAAAATCCATAGCTTGTTGCAGACAGTCGGTGTTGAAATCTCACCAGCAACAATTTCTCGCATAATAACAGACGATGTTACCTGTTTTCACGACGAAAAATCTGAAATTGTCTCGGCTGGTCTTCAAGCAACGAATTATCAGAATGCTGATGATACCAGTGCTCGTGTCAATGGCGCCAATTTCTACAACCATGTACTCTGCAGCCCCTATTATACAGCATATTTTACCAGAGCGAAGAAGAATCGCCTGACTCTGCTGGAAATATTCAGTGAAGGCGAATTGACCTTCCAGCTAAACTCGCAAACCATTGAACTGTTAAGTGACTTTAACCTGTCTGAAAAACAGCGGCAACGTCTGACACCATTTTTAAGTGAACGCATAATGGAGCGTTCTGAAATGGATGCTTTGTTGAGTAGGCTGTTTCCTGACCCTGGCAAACAGAAAACGAATCGTCAACGCATTTTGGAAGCCTGTGCTGTGACAGCGTTTCGTCATCAGGGCCGCCCGTTTCCGATCCTTATCTGTGATGATGCCCCTCAGTTTAAGGGGATCACCGAACATCTTGGTCTATGCTGGGTCCACGAAGGCAGGCATTACAAGAAACTGCAGCCGTTCATGGAAAATAATCGCGAGAAACTGGCAAAAGTGCTCAGTGACTTTTGGGATTATTACCATTGCCTGCGGAGCTATAAAGAGGCTCCCTCCAAGGCTGAAGCTGAACGTCTTTCCGAGCAGTTCGACACCTTATTCCTGCAAACAACAGGCTATGATCAGCTAGATGACCGTTTACGGAAAACATGGGCCAAGAAGGATAATCTTCTGCTTGTCCTGCAATATCCGCACATTCCTTTGCATAATAATTCTGCGGAACTTGGTGCCAGAGTTCAGGCACGAAAACGGGATGTCAGTTTCCAGACGAAAAACGAAAAAGGGACTCAAGCAAAAGACACCATGATGACTGTGGTCGAAACTGCAAAAAAAATGTCGGTCAATGTGTTTGAATACATCCATGACCGTATCAGCAAAAAGTACGAAATGCCCTCCTTGGCATCCATCATTTCATCTCAATCTCAGCATACTGCTTCCGACCCCGCCTGA
- a CDS encoding metal ABC transporter permease: protein MDFIYDIFKNWAVQGYLPSIFEHTFMIRGLLAALIIGPLLGAIGTVVVTKKLSFFTQTIGNAAMSGVAIGLLLGEPVDGTYAGLYGFCLVVALLMTFVKNRTRLANDTIIGVVLAQVLGLGIILMIVVTSQFNIHQVEGILFGSLITLNDQDLIVLTMASLVVGILFAFNFNRFMLASFNRTLAKARGLSPVFLEYLFVTLMTIVVVASLKLIGALLVLVLIVVPAAGAQLVAPNLRWFVWLSVIFSTISTASGLLLSGLLPVPSGAVIALVSSALFYGALVFRPLLSRSGPNQGEI, encoded by the coding sequence CCTTTATGATTCGCGGCCTGCTGGCCGCTTTGATTATCGGTCCGCTGCTCGGGGCTATCGGTACAGTGGTGGTCACAAAGAAGCTCTCTTTCTTTACCCAGACCATAGGCAACGCAGCCATGAGTGGCGTTGCCATCGGGTTGCTGCTCGGTGAGCCGGTGGACGGCACTTATGCTGGATTGTACGGCTTTTGCCTGGTTGTCGCTCTGCTAATGACCTTTGTTAAAAATCGGACCCGGCTTGCCAATGATACGATTATCGGGGTTGTGCTGGCTCAGGTGCTGGGCCTCGGTATCATCCTGATGATCGTGGTGACCAGCCAGTTTAATATTCATCAGGTGGAGGGTATTCTCTTCGGCAGTCTGATTACCCTCAACGATCAGGATCTCATTGTTCTGACAATGGCCTCGCTGGTGGTCGGGATTCTGTTCGCTTTTAATTTCAACAGATTTATGTTGGCCAGCTTCAACCGTACTTTGGCCAAGGCACGGGGACTGTCTCCGGTCTTTCTGGAGTACCTCTTTGTTACTCTGATGACCATTGTGGTGGTGGCCAGTCTGAAATTAATTGGCGCTCTGCTTGTCCTGGTTCTTATAGTTGTTCCGGCGGCAGGTGCCCAGCTGGTTGCCCCTAACCTTCGCTGGTTTGTCTGGCTCAGCGTCATCTTTTCTACGATCAGTACAGCCTCCGGACTGCTGCTGTCGGGATTGTTGCCGGTGCCCAGCGGCGCAGTTATCGCCCTGGTTTCCAGCGCCCTGTTTTACGGGGCTCTGGTTTTTCGACCCTTGCTGTCCAGAAGTGGGCCGAATCAGGGAGAAATCTAA